The following coding sequences lie in one Aulosira sp. FACHB-615 genomic window:
- a CDS encoding DUF2997 domain-containing protein, with amino-acid sequence MERSVLIHFDSKTGEVRVEAEGFEGLSCLEATQPFEEALGVVGDRTFKEEAETQQLRTTSNHQTRLRQ; translated from the coding sequence ATGGAACGCTCAGTATTAATTCATTTTGACAGCAAAACCGGTGAAGTGCGAGTGGAAGCGGAAGGGTTTGAGGGGCTATCTTGCCTGGAAGCTACACAGCCGTTTGAAGAAGCTTTGGGTGTTGTGGGCGATCGCACCTTCAAAGAAGAAGCCGAAACCCAACAACTCAGAACTACCAGTAACCATCAAACCAGATTAAGACAGTAA